ctataccaaatttcattccgtacgaacatgctaagtgtttcatatgtaatgcatcccacgcacattgcagattccactgggtcttTTTACTCTTcaacctggaggcctgcaccgtcaacgtatatgactcaatggataaaaaagagtctatgtttgacaaggttttcgaacttatagacaggtactgtcataagttcctatgttaattaagaatcttgttataattaattgctactacgaatcatagctttaaactccatgtagggcttggtatcgattccgtcatttggtccgcagtaaatggagagaaagacttaggcggaagttcaattttcctgtgagtacacatgctttacatttatattgaatctccaattcaaatacatacaagtgtatattaattagatctctcaccgtttatcatttatttatagtgcacaaagcaaaagcagggaactaacttgtgcagctgctacgtgtgcgagtattgccactgccttgtagaccaaatcatcaccgcaagagagctcgatgtacgtacaaataaattctaaatttcattgcgtacgtatcgatttgttgtttaattactaattaatttcatacattaatatagtttattcgcatgagggataacctgatcacacacaaggaatttatcgcggtggttcaagaacaactcatgggatttatcaatgaacaaatccttgatcccaagggtgaattctactacgacagaaatacaattcataggtccttagcttctgagataacgactactactacgtcgaaatcgtagctagctaggacatcataatagattgtaattaatacatgtctatttttctatatgcatgtacacattttctttaatgtaaatatatattttagtcatatatatatgcacataaaatgttaagtgctttcatatatatatatatatatatagatatatatatatatatatatatatatatatatatatacctatgcatttgcataacatatatatgtataaatacatatatattatgcatgtatatgtactgaaacatatataaatataatatatatatatatattatatgcatatatatatgtattaaaacatatatatgcatggtttttatatatatatatatatatatatatatataaaccatgcagcaacagggccatgaaaaaaaaaaggtcagctcgactttagtcccggattggtagtcccggtttgaaaaccgggactaaaggggggttacgaaccgggactacaaacgctttctccaccagtgcacatttgaagtattaaacgtaatctaataacaaaataaattacagattccgtcagaAAActacgagataaatttattaagcctaattaatccgtcattagtaaatgtttattgtagcaccacattgtcaaatcatggcgcaattatgcttaaaagattcgcctcgtaatttacacgcaatctgtgtaattgggATTtttgcctatatttaatactccatgcatatgtccaaacaatCGATATGACACTgtaaaaatttttgttttgggaactaaaccagctCTATGGATGAGGGTTCTTATTGTTGTCTTTAGGCTGGTTGAGTACTGGTAGTGTAAGTGGTAGTTTTGTTGTTTCTATTCGAGTTgtgattttataattttgtaacCATATTCGACCTATAATCGCTGTGTAATAATTGATTGTAGTTTCTTTTGAAACCAAGACCAAAAATAGACGACCGTTAATTAGTATTTGTGAAGAAGAAAATACGTACACCATTAATGGTTTGGTATGAACTCCACGGCATGGAAGAACGAACACAAGACAAATAAGGCTGAGACATTTTTTTGGCTGCGATCTTGCTTGCTGCGCCGTTTTCTGGTGTTTATCATTCTCCACTTATTAATGGGCAAACAAGGGGCCaattacatgcatatatatgacaTAACGTGTACTTTAAAGCCGCCCGAGAGTTCACAAGAAATCGTGCCATCCCAGGATCGATCACGCGTACGGCCGCTAGGTCACAACAGTTACAAACACTGAAACACACACTGATGTAGAAATTGAAGCCTGATCGACGTGAACAGGAACGATGACACGAaacaattaaaataattaaacaaaGTAGTGTAGTAAAGTTTACGCCAGAAGTTGTACCATTAAGTAGTATTACTGCATAataagaggggcggcggcggtgatggggaCGCTGTGGAGAACGATAGTCTCGACGGTGAGGCCAGGACCGAAGCCGAAGAGGACGCCCCAGTCCATGCCCTCGCCGGTGGTGGCGTGGCCGTCGTCGGCAGAGAGCTTGCGCATCTCGTCGAGGACGAAGAGGACGGTGGCGCTGGCCATGTTGCCGTACTCGGAGAGGACGTTGCGGGAGGCGCGCATGCGGGCCTTGTGGAGGGCGACCTTCTCCTCAACCTGGTCGAGGATGGCCGGACCGCCCGGGTGCACCACCCAGAAGATGGAGTTCCAGTCGTGGACGCCGAGCGGCATGAAGGCGTCGGTGAGCGCGCCCTCGACACTGTCGGATATGAACTCCGGGACGTCCTTGGGCAGGTGGAAGGTGAGACCCACCTCGCGGAGGTGCCCCACGATGGCGTCCTCCGTGCCCGGCAGGATGGTCTGGCTCGCCGACACAATCTGGAACAGCGGCCGCTCATCGGCTGCCTCGTCGGGGTCAGAGCCGACGATCACCGCCGctgcgccgtcgccgaagaGCGCGTGCCCGACGAGGGAGTCGAGGTGCGACTCGGACGGCCCCCGGAAGGCCATCGCCATGATCTCCGAGCACACCACCAGCACCCGCGCGCCGCGGTTGTTCTCGGCCAGGTCCTTGGCCACGCGCAGCACCGTGCCACCGGCGAAGCACCCCTGCTGGTACATCATCAGCCGCTTCACCGACGTGGGTAGGCCCAGCATCTTGGCCACCTGGTAGTCGGCTCCGGGCATGTCCACTCCGTTGGTCGTGCAGAACACGAGGTGGGTGATCCGCGACATCGGCTGCCCCCACTCTTTGATCGCCTCCTCGGCTGCCGCCTTCCCCAGCTTGGgcacctccgccaccaccatgtCCTGCCTCGCGTCCAGCGACGGCGCCGTGAACACGCACATGCTAGGGTTCTCCTGTAGGATCTCCTCAGTAAGATGCGTGTACCTCTTCCGTATCTGCGA
The window above is part of the Oryza sativa Japonica Group chromosome 7, ASM3414082v1 genome. Proteins encoded here:
- the LOC4342725 gene encoding chalcone synthase 2, with product MVTSTVKLEEVRRMQRAEGMAAVLAIGTATPANCVYQTDYPDYYFRVTNSEHLTNLKERFQRMCESSQIRKRYTHLTEEILQENPSMCVFTAPSLDARQDMVVAEVPKLGKAAAEEAIKEWGQPMSRITHLVFCTTNGVDMPGADYQVAKMLGLPTSVKRLMMYQQGCFAGGTVLRVAKDLAENNRGARVLVVCSEIMAMAFRGPSESHLDSLVGHALFGDGAAAVIVGSDPDEAADERPLFQIVSASQTILPGTEDAIVGHLREVGLTFHLPKDVPEFISDSVEGALTDAFMPLGVHDWNSIFWVVHPGGPAILDQVEEKVALHKARMRASRNVLSEYGNMASATVLFVLDEMRKLSADDGHATTGEGMDWGVLFGFGPGLTVETIVLHSVPITAAAPLIMQ